One genomic window of Polyangium aurulentum includes the following:
- a CDS encoding mechanosensitive ion channel codes for MHLLRLGAIAVALIALTLPPRALAAQDAAAQDAATQDAATQDAAAPEPSAAPSAAAVPPAPTAAPAALLPEAVPVRLRKELIFELRVPRHGASASERARAAGVALRAAAESGTDAAVRTERRGDAIVILAGERAVFELGPEDAAAAGEPSVDALGNQVAQRVRETLKKEQTRSAALVTLLSAALVVLSGIIALFFARKIGQLADRMRGFLEEHPERIPAIRLQSIEVIRPESLRAALLIGTAAARVLLRLGIVYGWVLISLSLFEPTRAYAERLSGFVFGPLYSLITRLIGSLPLLVVAAIAAVALIVLVRFIGLFFEGVARGQTTLDWLPADLAAPTSILVRAAVVLGFFVIAAPLVTGDDDGALVRAVTVVVAALGLATTPLLASAAVGVAVVYGRRISVGDFAEIGGRAGRVRAVSLLEVELEGEEGTTRVPHLYTLVQPTRLLGPEPPVCVDVALGAAAIGQDDVRELLLESAATVGKGARVEVLQIDAEGIHYRVTIRSAALGARGELLSVVAQALAAAEVPLGRARAATPA; via the coding sequence GTGCACCTCCTCCGGCTGGGCGCCATCGCGGTCGCGCTGATTGCATTGACGCTGCCCCCGCGCGCCCTCGCCGCGCAAGACGCCGCCGCGCAGGACGCCGCAACGCAGGACGCCGCAACGCAGGACGCTGCCGCGCCCGAGCCTTCCGCTGCGCCTTCTGCCGCCGCCGTTCCCCCCGCCCCGACCGCCGCGCCCGCTGCGCTCCTGCCCGAGGCAGTGCCGGTTCGCCTGCGCAAGGAGCTCATTTTCGAGCTCCGCGTCCCGCGCCACGGCGCCTCCGCCAGCGAGCGCGCCCGCGCCGCCGGTGTCGCCCTGCGCGCCGCCGCCGAGAGCGGGACCGATGCGGCCGTGCGCACCGAGCGCCGCGGCGATGCAATCGTGATCCTCGCCGGAGAACGCGCCGTCTTCGAGCTCGGCCCCGAGGACGCCGCCGCCGCGGGGGAGCCCTCCGTCGATGCCCTCGGCAACCAGGTGGCGCAGCGCGTGCGCGAGACGCTCAAGAAAGAGCAAACGCGCTCGGCCGCCCTCGTCACGCTCCTGTCCGCCGCGCTCGTGGTCCTGTCCGGGATCATCGCCCTCTTCTTCGCGCGCAAGATCGGCCAGCTCGCCGACCGCATGCGCGGCTTCCTCGAGGAGCACCCCGAGCGCATCCCGGCGATCAGGCTCCAGTCGATCGAGGTCATCCGGCCCGAGTCGCTCCGCGCGGCCCTGCTCATCGGCACGGCGGCCGCGCGCGTGCTCCTGCGCCTCGGCATCGTCTATGGCTGGGTGCTCATCTCGCTGTCGCTCTTCGAGCCCACGCGGGCCTATGCAGAGCGGCTCTCGGGGTTCGTCTTCGGCCCGCTCTATTCGCTGATCACGCGGCTCATCGGGTCCTTGCCGCTGCTCGTCGTCGCCGCCATCGCGGCCGTCGCGCTCATCGTCCTCGTCCGCTTCATCGGGCTCTTCTTCGAGGGGGTCGCGCGAGGACAGACCACGCTCGACTGGCTCCCCGCCGACCTCGCCGCGCCGACGAGCATCCTCGTGCGGGCCGCCGTGGTGCTCGGCTTCTTCGTGATCGCCGCGCCGCTCGTGACCGGCGACGACGACGGGGCGCTCGTGCGCGCGGTGACCGTGGTCGTCGCCGCGCTCGGCCTCGCGACCACGCCCTTGCTCGCGAGCGCGGCCGTCGGCGTCGCCGTCGTCTATGGCAGGCGCATCTCGGTCGGCGATTTCGCGGAAATCGGCGGGCGCGCCGGGCGCGTGCGCGCGGTGTCGCTGCTCGAGGTCGAGCTCGAGGGCGAGGAAGGGACCACGCGCGTGCCGCACCTTTATACGCTCGTGCAGCCGACGCGCCTCCTCGGCCCCGAGCCGCCGGTGTGCGTCGACGTCGCGCTCGGGGCCGCGGCGATAGGCCAGGACGACGTGCGCGAGCTATTGCTCGAATCGGCTGCGACCGTGGGGAAGGGGGCGCGCGTCGAGGTCTTGCAGATCGACGCCGAGGGAATTCATTACAGGGTCACGATCCGCTCCGCGGCGCTCGGGGCGCGAGGCGAGCTCCTGTCGGTCGTGGCCCAGGCGCTCGCGGCGGCCGAGGTCCCGCTCGGCAGGGCGCGCGCGGCTACGCCAGCCTGA